A window of Oncorhynchus kisutch isolate 150728-3 linkage group LG10, Okis_V2, whole genome shotgun sequence contains these coding sequences:
- the gngt2a gene encoding guanine nucleotide-binding protein G(I)/G(S)/G(O) subunit gamma-T2a, which yields MARDMSDIDILKMELEQLKKEVSTPREPVSKTSKDIMDWCEAASGTDLLITGVPDDKNPYKPEKGGCIIT from the exons ATGGCTCGGGATATGTCAGACATTGACATCCTTAAGATGGAGCTGGAACAGCTGAAGAAAGAGGTCTCAACGCCCAGGGAGCCT GTGTCCAAGACATCCAAGGACATCATGGACTGGTGTGAGGCTGCGTCTGGTACCGACCTCCTGATAACAGGAGTACCAGATGATAAGAACCCCTACAAGCCTGAGAAGGGAGGCTGCATAATCACCTAG